In a genomic window of Lacrimispora sp. BS-2:
- a CDS encoding ABC transporter ATP-binding protein codes for MNENHPMKWNKQLFLSIFCVMLEGLLSGCNFMVMYYIFQSLWNHQMAMGKIMEITGGIALIFLLRLIIYSFGYVKGQIGGARVSKQIRLFLGDKLRRIPLSRFQKSQTGEYINAATANVNSYEQILTHKIGDIIKNLTLAVMLVIFVATLYVPSALILLAAELLFIPAIAASFYAVKKYGMRKNAICAENVSSIVEYIAGIQTFRAYGIGGTKNKSVTSSMKKFSDISFIYELKIIPVGVVYSILIGCTLPLEILVAGERWMSGTMETPSFVIICLLPLFLTKLLGTIFVDMTSYKNLMIAKQKINGVVEIPEEMQSSQAFAPQKHDILFEHVDFSYEKGELICKDMNIRIDDQRLTAIVGDSGSGKSTVLNLISKYYEPDGGTIRIGGHCIQNVGTEQVLSQISMVDQDVFLFDDTIRNNIRYARPEATDDEIEWACQEANCDEFIRKMPQGYETMAGENGNQLSGGERQRLSIARAILKDSPILLLDEATANLDVENELAVKQAIVNLLKKKKTVVMIAHTMSIVKNADKILVIGDGKVKEEGKHEELLCLNGKYAAMWNAEQML; via the coding sequence ATGAATGAGAATCATCCAATGAAATGGAACAAACAGCTTTTCCTCTCCATATTTTGTGTCATGTTAGAAGGACTTCTGTCCGGCTGTAATTTTATGGTGATGTATTATATATTTCAGTCCTTGTGGAACCATCAGATGGCCATGGGAAAAATCATGGAAATCACAGGAGGGATTGCCCTTATCTTTCTTCTCAGGCTTATTATTTACAGCTTTGGTTATGTAAAAGGCCAGATCGGCGGTGCCAGAGTCAGTAAACAGATACGGCTATTTCTTGGGGATAAGCTAAGAAGGATCCCTCTTTCCAGATTCCAAAAATCCCAGACCGGAGAGTATATCAATGCAGCAACTGCAAATGTTAATAGTTATGAGCAGATTTTAACACATAAAATAGGGGATATCATAAAAAATCTCACACTGGCGGTCATGCTGGTCATTTTCGTAGCAACCTTGTATGTGCCTTCGGCATTGATTTTACTGGCAGCTGAACTTTTATTCATACCTGCCATTGCCGCCTCTTTCTATGCCGTTAAAAAGTATGGGATGAGAAAGAATGCAATCTGTGCGGAAAATGTCAGCAGTATAGTAGAGTACATTGCCGGGATTCAGACCTTTCGGGCTTATGGAATCGGGGGGACAAAAAACAAATCGGTCACCAGCTCTATGAAGAAATTCAGTGATATCAGTTTTATTTATGAATTAAAAATCATTCCGGTTGGAGTGGTCTATAGTATTCTGATTGGGTGTACGCTGCCGCTGGAAATTCTGGTTGCCGGAGAACGCTGGATGAGCGGAACCATGGAAACCCCGTCTTTTGTCATAATTTGCCTGCTGCCCTTATTTTTGACGAAATTATTAGGCACCATATTTGTAGATATGACAAGCTATAAAAATCTGATGATTGCAAAACAGAAAATCAATGGGGTTGTTGAGATTCCGGAAGAAATGCAAAGCAGCCAGGCATTTGCTCCGCAAAAACATGATATCCTTTTTGAACATGTTGATTTTTCTTATGAAAAGGGAGAACTTATCTGCAAGGATATGAATATCCGGATCGATGATCAGAGATTGACTGCCATTGTCGGGGATTCCGGTTCTGGGAAATCTACGGTTCTGAATCTGATATCAAAGTATTATGAGCCGGATGGAGGAACGATCAGGATAGGCGGACATTGCATTCAGAATGTGGGAACGGAACAGGTTCTCTCACAGATATCCATGGTGGATCAGGATGTATTTCTTTTTGACGATACCATCCGGAATAATATCCGGTATGCAAGACCAGAGGCTACGGATGATGAAATTGAGTGGGCATGCCAAGAGGCAAATTGTGATGAATTTATACGAAAAATGCCCCAGGGATATGAAACAATGGCTGGCGAAAACGGAAACCAGTTATCAGGAGGTGAGCGGCAGAGACTTTCCATAGCAAGAGCCATCTTAAAAGACTCTCCAATACTTTTACTGGATGAAGCTACGGCAAATCTGGATGTGGAAAATGAATTAGCCGTAAAACAGGCAATTGTAAATCTGCTGAAAAAGAAAAAGACTGTTGTTATGATCGCTCATACCATGTCCATTGTTAAAAATGCGGATAAGATTCTTGTGATTGGTGACGGGAAAGTGAAGGAAGAAGGAAAGCATGAAGAATTGCTTTGTTTAAATGGAAAATATGCTGCCATGTGGAATGCAGAGCAGATGTTATAG
- a CDS encoding ABC transporter ATP-binding protein, whose translation MRKKKDSSIGLLLKWAGKDKYFLYLSAFCSLISGLCTMIPYYGVYQVLTAIYQNACTKEVLLHNSILILAAIVVRFVLFGCSGGLSHKGAYRTLYKVRCMIIDHMARVPLGVLSEHNTGSIKTVLNEDIEKLELFLAHHLPEFIYYMCGPVAVFIYLCSVNVPLALVSLVPLVLAMAVMGVMFSGMSKVLGDANQSLVNLNSVIIEYISGMKVIKAFHMGSNSFQKYKNAIEKENTIWNKISKKMGPPYAAYIVITECGLLFMVPIGGYFFLHKSLPINVFILFLFIGSLYLTELRPLQELGSNFAKVLHAVTQAKEILDIPVFEGGGDFPKKHDICLSNVSFAYPSNENEPVLTNCNLSIRHGEKVALVGKSGAGKSTVIQLIARFYDTGKGRVTIGGTDVRELNYEQLLENVSIVFQKTFLTRDSVFENIRMGTQATLEEVREAAKKAQIDSFIMSLPKGYETKVGSYGTRFSGGEKQRIAIARAILKNAPILILDEATSAADPENQLEIDKAIHNLCEGKTVLIVAHRLSALKICDRIAVVENHTVSCIGSQKEVLRENSYFKAAWESFQKARTMAYQMEGGFENE comes from the coding sequence ATGAGGAAGAAAAAAGACAGTTCCATAGGTCTGCTCTTAAAGTGGGCTGGTAAGGATAAATATTTTCTGTATTTGTCTGCATTTTGTTCATTGATAAGCGGACTTTGCACGATGATTCCCTACTATGGGGTATACCAGGTGCTTACAGCAATTTATCAAAATGCCTGCACAAAAGAGGTGCTCCTTCATAACAGCATATTGATTCTGGCGGCAATTGTGGTCCGTTTTGTCTTATTTGGATGTTCGGGCGGATTATCACACAAGGGAGCCTACCGCACCCTTTATAAGGTCCGGTGCATGATCATAGACCACATGGCGAGGGTTCCGTTAGGTGTATTAAGTGAACATAATACAGGTTCCATTAAAACGGTATTAAATGAGGATATTGAAAAGCTGGAATTATTTCTGGCACATCATCTCCCGGAATTTATCTATTATATGTGCGGTCCGGTTGCAGTATTTATCTATCTTTGTTCTGTTAATGTCCCGCTGGCCCTGGTTTCTTTGGTTCCCCTGGTGCTTGCAATGGCAGTGATGGGCGTGATGTTTTCCGGCATGTCAAAGGTGTTAGGGGATGCAAATCAGTCTCTGGTAAATTTAAATTCGGTTATCATTGAATACATAAGCGGAATGAAAGTCATAAAAGCGTTCCACATGGGAAGCAACTCGTTTCAAAAATATAAAAATGCCATTGAGAAAGAAAATACAATATGGAATAAAATATCAAAAAAGATGGGGCCTCCTTATGCAGCCTATATCGTCATTACGGAATGTGGATTGCTTTTTATGGTGCCGATTGGAGGATATTTCTTTTTACATAAATCCCTTCCCATAAATGTATTTATTCTTTTTCTGTTTATTGGTTCGTTGTATCTGACAGAACTAAGACCGCTTCAGGAGCTTGGATCAAACTTTGCAAAGGTTCTCCATGCAGTGACGCAAGCAAAAGAAATACTGGATATCCCTGTTTTTGAGGGGGGCGGCGATTTTCCAAAGAAACATGATATCTGCTTAAGCAATGTAAGCTTTGCTTATCCCTCCAATGAGAACGAACCGGTTCTGACAAATTGTAATCTTTCTATCCGCCATGGAGAGAAGGTGGCTTTGGTCGGGAAATCCGGTGCAGGGAAAAGTACAGTCATTCAGCTGATTGCCAGATTTTATGATACAGGGAAAGGCAGAGTCACCATAGGTGGAACGGATGTGCGGGAATTAAATTATGAACAGCTGTTAGAGAATGTGTCCATTGTATTTCAAAAGACATTTTTAACAAGAGACAGTGTTTTTGAAAACATCAGAATGGGAACACAGGCAACCCTTGAGGAAGTCAGGGAGGCAGCAAAAAAAGCTCAGATTGATTCCTTTATCATGAGTCTGCCAAAGGGATATGAAACAAAGGTGGGAAGCTATGGCACTCGTTTTTCAGGAGGAGAAAAACAGAGAATTGCAATAGCAAGAGCGATCTTAAAGAATGCTCCCATACTGATTTTAGACGAGGCCACCTCCGCAGCAGACCCTGAGAACCAGTTAGAAATTGATAAAGCGATTCATAATCTGTGTGAGGGAAAAACGGTGCTTATTGTTGCCCATCGCCTCAGTGCATTAAAAATATGTGACCGTATTGCAGTAGTAGAAAACCATACGGTCAGCTGCATTGGAAGTCAGAAGGAGGTCTTAAGAGAAAACTCTTATTTCAAAGCAGCCTGGGAAAGCTTTCAGAAGGCAAGGACAATGGCTTATCAGATGGAAGGAGGTTTTGAAAATGAATGA
- a CDS encoding ABC transporter ATP-binding protein, producing the protein MEKKKENWFSCLMNYANGSKGKLSLSVLLSIISVVSGLVPYYCVYRMIELFTGNEVTNASMVHWGVMILGAYVVKVAAFGLSTGISHQVAYHILENLRLRVSDAFMHAPLGEVTSHSIGEIKNIMVDKIENIEPPLAHLIPEGTGHTILPLVSLAGLFMVDWRVALASLVTLPLAFVCMVLTYKISGKNFDKYNESNSYMNSTIVEYIEGIEVIKAFGREGTSYEKFAGAITDYRDFILKWLSSTWVTMKLSFALLPSTLLGTLPAGLLLYSQGSFSPSQAALCCMLSMSMIGSLAKLEVFSEGIREMQFTIENLQQFLNMPSLPEAKNNVKLNKFDISFRNVTFSYDGKEEHEVLHGINMSLPQGSFTALVGPSGGGKSTIAKLLARFWDVTGGTIEIGGVNVKDIPLKQLADTVSFVTQDNFLFRCSLLENIRLGNPNASDQEVYAAAKAAQCDEFIRKLEKGYETLAGEAGKRLSGGEKQRIAIARMILKNAPVVILDEATAFTDPENEEKIQHSIAALTKGKTLLVIAHRLSTIKNADNIVVLKNGNITAEGKQDELLKSSPLYEDMWKAHIGAKSWSVGLQGKEVSQNV; encoded by the coding sequence ATGGAAAAGAAAAAAGAAAACTGGTTTTCCTGCCTGATGAATTATGCAAATGGGAGCAAAGGGAAACTTTCGCTGTCTGTGCTGCTGTCTATTATAAGCGTCGTGTCAGGTCTTGTACCATATTATTGTGTGTACAGAATGATTGAGCTATTTACGGGAAATGAAGTAACAAATGCTTCCATGGTTCATTGGGGTGTAATGATCCTGGGAGCGTATGTGGTAAAGGTGGCTGCCTTCGGGCTTTCAACCGGTATTTCCCACCAGGTAGCCTACCATATTCTGGAGAACTTAAGACTTCGTGTCTCAGATGCATTTATGCATGCACCCCTTGGAGAGGTCACAAGCCATTCGATCGGAGAAATAAAGAATATTATGGTCGATAAAATTGAGAACATCGAACCTCCGCTGGCACATTTGATTCCGGAAGGAACCGGACATACCATACTGCCGCTGGTAAGTCTTGCCGGACTTTTTATGGTGGACTGGAGAGTCGCGCTTGCTTCACTGGTCACCCTGCCTCTTGCATTTGTCTGCATGGTGCTTACCTATAAAATCAGCGGAAAGAATTTTGATAAATATAATGAATCCAATAGTTATATGAACAGTACAATCGTTGAGTATATCGAGGGAATTGAGGTCATTAAGGCGTTTGGGAGGGAAGGGACTTCCTATGAGAAATTTGCAGGAGCAATTACGGATTACCGTGATTTTATCTTAAAATGGCTTTCTTCCACATGGGTCACCATGAAATTGTCATTTGCCCTTTTACCGTCAACACTTCTTGGAACGCTTCCAGCTGGGCTGTTATTATACAGTCAGGGAAGTTTTTCTCCTTCACAGGCAGCACTTTGCTGTATGTTATCCATGTCCATGATTGGTTCGTTAGCTAAGCTGGAGGTATTTAGTGAAGGCATAAGGGAAATGCAGTTTACCATAGAAAATTTACAGCAGTTTCTTAATATGCCATCATTACCAGAAGCAAAAAATAATGTGAAACTCAATAAATTTGATATCAGTTTTCGTAATGTTACCTTTTCCTATGATGGAAAAGAAGAGCATGAGGTATTGCATGGAATCAATATGAGCCTTCCTCAGGGAAGCTTCACGGCGCTGGTAGGGCCTTCTGGCGGAGGGAAATCAACCATTGCCAAATTGCTGGCACGTTTTTGGGATGTAACTGGCGGAACAATAGAGATTGGCGGTGTGAATGTAAAAGACATTCCGCTCAAACAGCTTGCAGATACGGTCAGCTTTGTCACGCAGGATAATTTTCTGTTCCGCTGTTCCCTTCTTGAAAACATTCGGTTAGGTAATCCTAACGCGTCAGATCAGGAGGTATATGCCGCTGCAAAAGCAGCCCAGTGTGACGAGTTCATCCGTAAGCTGGAAAAGGGTTATGAGACTTTGGCAGGAGAAGCTGGAAAAAGATTATCAGGCGGAGAAAAGCAGCGTATTGCCATTGCGAGAATGATATTGAAAAATGCACCGGTTGTTATTTTGGATGAAGCAACCGCCTTTACTGATCCGGAAAACGAAGAAAAGATCCAGCACAGTATTGCAGCACTTACAAAAGGAAAGACGCTTTTGGTGATTGCCCACCGTCTTTCTACAATTAAGAATGCAGATAATATCGTGGTCCTGAAAAATGGCAATATTACTGCTGAGGGAAAACAGGATGAATTACTGAAAAGCTCACCCCTATATGAGGATATGTGGAAGGCTCATATTGGCGCAAAGTCATGGTCTGTCGGATTACAGGGAAAGGAAGTGAGCCAGAATGTTTAA
- a CDS encoding energy-coupling factor transporter transmembrane component T, which translates to MHNRAGSGSFLDPRTFLLLLLFANAITFFQKSLWIEIGWIVFIGIVMMAAGRYQMAVQWLLSFGILLLLQYIVLPAAPEIISAIFALLVNYSIRMFPCLMTGALMIREITLRRFVLAMRKLHISEKLIISLSVTIRYFPAIKEETRYIRDAMSLRKIKFSKKLEAMLVPLMMSATATAEELSAAAVTRGIENPIKKTSLLTLKLNSADYICCVTGCLFLVGTFIIK; encoded by the coding sequence ATGCATAACAGGGCAGGCAGCGGTTCCTTTTTGGATCCACGAACCTTTTTACTTCTTTTGCTGTTCGCAAATGCAATCACCTTCTTTCAAAAAAGCTTATGGATTGAAATAGGATGGATTGTATTTATAGGTATTGTGATGATGGCAGCCGGAAGATACCAGATGGCAGTTCAGTGGCTCCTGTCATTTGGTATCTTGTTACTTTTACAATATATTGTGCTGCCTGCAGCACCTGAAATAATATCCGCGATTTTTGCGCTTTTGGTGAACTATTCAATCCGGATGTTCCCATGTCTGATGACAGGTGCTCTTATGATCAGGGAGATAACCTTGCGAAGATTTGTTCTTGCTATGAGAAAATTACATATTTCAGAGAAACTGATCATTTCGTTATCAGTCACCATCCGCTATTTCCCGGCCATTAAAGAAGAAACACGCTATATCAGAGATGCCATGAGTTTAAGAAAGATAAAATTTTCAAAGAAGCTGGAGGCAATGCTGGTGCCGCTTATGATGTCAGCTACTGCGACTGCGGAAGAACTATCTGCGGCAGCTGTAACAAGAGGGATTGAGAATCCCATAAAAAAGACAAGTTTACTGACATTAAAATTAAACTCTGCTGACTATATATGCTGTGTGACAGGCTGTTTGTTTCTTGTCGGAACCTTTATAATAAAATAA
- a CDS encoding energy-coupling factor ABC transporter ATP-binding protein, which translates to MDKIRFEHVSFAYDGTGDGKIKNISFSVPSGGCIVLTGRSGCGKTTVTRLINGLIPEFFSGELTGSVFVDGEDLREKQLYEIAKKTGSVFQNPKTQFFNTDTDGEIAFGMENYGVPRQEIVKRVKKTADDLKITNLLNRSIFSLSGGEKQKIAFASVYALNPEVYLLDEPSSNLDTDAICDLREYIQILKNQGKTIIIAEHRLYYLKDLADTVYYMDTGEIKYRWTQEAFLKLSVDERKQLGLRSLQYEEPEIEEKSIKDDNAYFEIRDFSIGYGKKEVLNDIHFKANKGDIIAVTGHNGVGKSTLLRTVCGLQKALGGTALWNGEVQSQKDLLKRTYMVMQDVNYQLFADSVEHETCFGIKNPDLAKVEQVLKELDLYELKEKHPNTLSGGQKQRLAVAVSRLYEKDVLFFDEPTSGLDLESMGLVAELMKNLAGMGKIIFIVTHDFELVSLACTRIFRLGLGSIKEERKNNNEEEKRQFHRSALKVGW; encoded by the coding sequence ATGGATAAAATTCGATTTGAACATGTTTCCTTTGCCTATGACGGCACAGGGGATGGAAAAATTAAAAACATAAGCTTTTCCGTTCCGTCAGGAGGATGCATTGTATTAACAGGGCGCAGCGGCTGTGGAAAGACTACCGTTACAAGGCTGATCAACGGACTCATACCGGAGTTCTTTTCAGGGGAATTAACAGGCAGCGTATTTGTAGATGGCGAGGATCTCAGGGAAAAACAGCTTTATGAAATTGCAAAAAAGACAGGGTCTGTATTTCAGAATCCCAAGACCCAGTTTTTTAATACGGATACGGATGGCGAGATTGCTTTTGGGATGGAGAATTATGGAGTGCCAAGGCAGGAAATTGTAAAAAGGGTAAAGAAGACTGCAGATGATTTAAAAATCACCAATCTTTTAAACCGCAGTATCTTTTCCTTATCGGGCGGTGAAAAACAAAAGATAGCATTTGCTTCTGTATATGCCTTAAATCCTGAAGTGTACCTTTTGGATGAGCCATCTTCCAATCTTGATACCGATGCGATTTGTGATTTACGGGAATATATTCAAATCCTGAAGAATCAGGGAAAGACCATTATCATTGCGGAACATCGCTTATATTACTTAAAGGATCTGGCTGATACGGTTTACTACATGGATACCGGGGAAATCAAGTATAGATGGACGCAGGAGGCTTTTTTAAAATTATCTGTAGATGAGAGAAAGCAGCTTGGGCTGAGAAGTCTTCAATATGAAGAACCTGAAATTGAGGAAAAATCAATAAAAGATGACAACGCTTATTTTGAAATCAGGGACTTTTCCATTGGATATGGTAAAAAAGAAGTGTTAAATGATATTCATTTCAAAGCGAATAAAGGAGATATTATTGCAGTAACCGGACATAACGGAGTCGGAAAATCCACCCTGTTAAGAACCGTATGTGGTCTGCAAAAGGCTTTGGGCGGGACGGCCTTATGGAATGGAGAAGTCCAGAGCCAAAAGGATCTTTTAAAAAGAACTTATATGGTCATGCAGGATGTGAATTATCAGCTGTTTGCTGACAGTGTGGAGCATGAGACCTGTTTTGGTATAAAAAATCCCGATTTAGCAAAAGTGGAACAGGTATTAAAGGAACTTGATTTATATGAGTTAAAAGAGAAACATCCCAATACCCTGTCAGGCGGACAAAAGCAGCGCCTTGCAGTTGCAGTAAGCAGGCTTTATGAAAAGGATGTTCTGTTTTTTGATGAGCCGACCAGTGGCCTTGACTTAGAAAGCATGGGGCTGGTAGCGGAATTAATGAAAAATCTGGCAGGCATGGGGAAGATTATTTTTATTGTTACCCATGATTTTGAATTGGTTTCACTGGCGTGTACAAGAATTTTCAGGTTAGGTCTTGGAAGTATTAAAGAAGAAAGGAAGAACAATAATGAGGAAGAAAAAAGACAGTTCCATAGGTCTGCTCTTAAAGTGGGCTGGTAA
- a CDS encoding ABC transporter ATP-binding protein, with protein sequence MISIQGVSFGCGGQDKILKNINMEIRQGECILLCGESGCGKTTVTKLVNGLIPHFCEECQLEGTVLIQDIEVARTRLYKIAESVGSVFQNPKSQFFQLDTDSEIAFGMENQGKSQEDMKARLKETVHNLHLEKLLGRSIFELSGGEKQILAFASVYAVNPSVYVLDEPTANLDFSAINSLKKLLRILKQNGHTIIIAEHRLSFLYDLLDRAFYLKNGELIQVYSREEFLTLPEQARKRMGLRCLKDEEGELPEAHSAGKVIGLSVEAISVGYKKKSALFRNISFSALPGEILAITGYNGIGKTTLIRCICGLMKQMSGNILLDGKAMSEKMRRKQCFIVMQDVNHQLFAESVWEECKMSGDSQEDSVIRSELKQMGLLSYADSHPMALSGGQKQRLAIVTAILSDKKVLVFDEPTSGLDYANMKIVSTRLKKLADSGRIVIVVTHDKEFMFSTCDRMLKI encoded by the coding sequence ATGATATCCATACAAGGTGTATCCTTTGGCTGTGGTGGTCAGGACAAAATACTAAAAAATATTAATATGGAGATCAGGCAGGGGGAATGTATCCTTTTATGCGGGGAATCAGGCTGCGGAAAAACAACCGTGACAAAGCTGGTCAATGGTCTGATACCGCATTTTTGTGAGGAATGCCAACTGGAAGGAACTGTACTGATACAAGACATAGAAGTAGCAAGAACAAGGCTTTATAAGATTGCAGAATCGGTTGGTTCTGTATTCCAGAATCCAAAGAGCCAGTTTTTTCAACTGGATACGGATAGCGAAATTGCATTTGGAATGGAGAATCAGGGGAAAAGTCAGGAAGACATGAAAGCCAGACTGAAAGAGACCGTTCATAACCTTCATCTGGAGAAGCTGTTAGGCAGGAGTATATTTGAACTGTCAGGAGGAGAAAAGCAGATCCTGGCATTTGCATCGGTATATGCCGTGAATCCATCTGTCTATGTATTGGATGAACCTACTGCAAATCTGGATTTTTCTGCAATAAATTCATTAAAAAAACTGCTCCGCATTCTAAAACAGAATGGTCATACAATTATCATTGCCGAGCACAGGCTCTCATTTTTATATGATTTGCTGGACAGAGCGTTCTATTTGAAAAATGGAGAACTGATTCAGGTTTATTCCAGAGAGGAGTTTTTAACCCTGCCGGAGCAGGCACGTAAAAGAATGGGTTTAAGATGCTTGAAGGATGAAGAAGGGGAGCTTCCGGAAGCTCATTCTGCCGGAAAAGTAATTGGATTATCTGTAGAAGCAATTTCAGTTGGATATAAAAAGAAGTCAGCCCTGTTCCGGAACATTTCTTTTTCGGCACTTCCGGGTGAAATACTTGCCATAACAGGGTATAATGGAATTGGGAAAACAACCTTGATTCGTTGTATCTGTGGATTAATGAAACAAATGAGCGGGAACATATTACTGGATGGAAAGGCAATGTCCGAAAAAATGAGGCGTAAGCAGTGCTTTATTGTCATGCAGGATGTCAATCATCAGCTATTTGCTGAAAGTGTATGGGAAGAATGCAAAATGTCAGGAGATAGTCAGGAGGATTCTGTGATACGATCGGAATTAAAGCAAATGGGATTGTTATCTTATGCCGACAGTCATCCCATGGCTCTTTCAGGAGGGCAGAAGCAGCGCCTGGCGATTGTTACCGCTATCCTTTCTGATAAAAAAGTTCTGGTTTTTGACGAACCGACCAGTGGACTGGATTATGCAAATATGAAAATTGTATCCACTCGTTTAAAGAAACTTGCAGATTCGGGACGGATCGTAATTGTGGTGACACATGATAAAGAGTTTATGTTTTCTACCTGCGACAGAATGCTAAAGATATAG
- a CDS encoding MptD family putative ECF transporter S component, whose protein sequence is MSQISRGGSLKGKDLITIGIFSAIYFVINFIFMLMGGLHPILWILMPGFIALFTGVPFMLMCSKVQKAGAILLMGVITGLIYFITGMFTVVILATFTVACVLGEAARLISKYHSTKGNIGAFVFFSLGMTGSPLPIWIMHDKFMAQISGQGMPDAYINTLESLSSPAMLLVLFLAPALGAVLGAWISKGLFHKHFVKAGMVSNA, encoded by the coding sequence ATGTCACAAATATCAAGAGGCGGTAGTTTGAAAGGAAAAGACCTGATTACAATTGGCATCTTTTCTGCGATTTATTTTGTGATCAATTTTATTTTTATGCTGATGGGAGGACTGCATCCCATCCTGTGGATTCTTATGCCCGGATTTATCGCTTTGTTTACAGGGGTTCCCTTTATGCTGATGTGTTCCAAGGTTCAAAAAGCGGGAGCCATACTATTAATGGGAGTTATTACAGGTTTGATCTATTTTATAACAGGTATGTTTACTGTTGTGATATTGGCTACATTTACAGTTGCCTGTGTTTTAGGAGAAGCGGCACGTCTGATCAGTAAGTATCATAGTACAAAGGGAAATATAGGGGCGTTCGTCTTTTTCTCTCTTGGAATGACAGGATCACCGCTTCCGATCTGGATCATGCATGATAAATTTATGGCACAGATCAGCGGGCAGGGAATGCCGGACGCCTACATAAATACCTTGGAAAGTCTTTCATCTCCGGCCATGCTTTTGGTTCTTTTCCTTGCACCAGCTCTGGGAGCGGTTCTTGGGGCATGGATCAGCAAAGGACTGTTTCATAAACATTTTGTAAAGGCAGGAATGGTTTCTAATGCATAA
- a CDS encoding AraC family transcriptional regulator: protein MRFRETNEEEQMLLLAETKECSVFQMKNNTGEGIMTMYQVFPGVSISYNDYHMESFDSTYTTNRNLFCIDHCREGRLEYAAAEGAFSYFEAGDLKLDRRITHQGHFEFPLAHYHGLMIAFDMDQVGVTLKEEIKDFPVNLLSLQKKFCKGKQPMVIHNAPAIEHIFSELYMVPEKIRIPYFKIKIFELLLYLDALELPKNLEEKPYFYKNQVEKIKAIQKLMTENLEKHYTQEQLSERFDIPLTPMKICFKNVYGSPVNTYMRIYRMNRAAVLLKNRNDMSVTDIAGKVGYDSPGKFSAAFKMVTGKSPLEYRKIFGPNGIK, encoded by the coding sequence ATGAGGTTTCGGGAAACAAACGAAGAAGAACAGATGCTTCTTTTGGCAGAAACAAAAGAATGCAGTGTTTTTCAGATGAAAAATAATACCGGAGAAGGTATCATGACAATGTATCAGGTATTTCCGGGAGTAAGCATTTCCTATAATGACTACCACATGGAAAGTTTTGATTCAACTTATACCACCAATCGTAATCTGTTCTGTATTGATCATTGCAGGGAGGGCAGGCTGGAATATGCTGCAGCGGAAGGAGCTTTTTCTTATTTTGAGGCTGGAGATTTAAAATTAGACCGGAGAATTACACATCAGGGACATTTTGAATTTCCCCTTGCTCATTACCATGGGCTGATGATTGCTTTCGATATGGATCAGGTGGGGGTAACTTTAAAAGAAGAAATAAAGGATTTTCCTGTAAATCTCTTAAGCTTGCAAAAGAAATTCTGTAAGGGGAAGCAGCCCATGGTGATTCATAATGCACCTGCCATAGAGCACATTTTCAGCGAACTTTATATGGTTCCGGAGAAGATCCGCATACCCTATTTTAAAATCAAAATATTTGAACTACTGCTATATCTGGACGCGTTAGAGCTTCCAAAGAACCTGGAGGAAAAACCTTATTTTTATAAAAACCAAGTTGAAAAAATAAAAGCCATACAGAAATTGATGACAGAAAATCTGGAAAAGCACTATACACAGGAACAATTGTCGGAACGCTTCGATATTCCCCTCACGCCCATGAAGATTTGCTTTAAAAATGTCTATGGAAGCCCTGTTAATACTTACATGAGGATATACCGGATGAACCGGGCTGCAGTTCTGCTGAAAAATCGAAACGATATGAGCGTTACGGATATTGCCGGTAAAGTAGGTTATGACAGCCCCGGCAAGTTTTCGGCAGCTTTTAAAATGGTAACAGGAAAATCGCCTTTGGAGTATCGTAAAATATTTGGTCCAAATGGAATAAAGTAG